The Streptomyces sp. NL15-2K genome contains a region encoding:
- a CDS encoding streptophobe family protein — protein MSASMNVETAKHGTRLPWGDIALSAIASVSWALIGMAGTAALGLHLLEADTAGSLGPMTAAVVALGAGGSVTPSGDVSAFGLTGAEAATAIEITPLGVSLVGALLLSWFFLRSLRAAGVVIAPSELLARAGAVVALFVAMLGGLAWAGRDVITIDGSSLGLDDLPGGGGGGGIEIPGVGDIGDIGDIEGLLPDQIGGLIDAKAAVGFTVDTAPTLLGGLGWSAGILLIALLASRRTPLPRGWEAVHRVVRPAASALVTVLLVAVAAGFAAAAYAAIGDDHPKRIAGAALLGAPNGVWLGIPIGLFVPWDGKATGELVRLLPDPLDDLLSPGTDQNVTLGRLADLDGRVWLLGVAAALMMLLAGVLVAVRTPVGVGGDGVVGAAGPAGPDGPDGPDGPAGPDGPAGPAGPAGPAGPAGPAGPAGPAGPAGPAGPAGPDGPDGPDGPDGPDGPAGPDGPAGPAGPAGPAGPAGAAGAAGAAGAAGARYALGTRGGDVGVSGAGRSEGLAGAGSGSGAAVGAGAGSGFVRDPGALGFAGRCALRLGVATALTLPLLAWLTEVSVDASLSVLGFDALGAGIDLRGNLGMALLLGAVWGAGAGAAGALLARATRSAGQRAAPLALGVVAQARPSGGPVVGGTGASRAVDEAGGPYAGGTEGPYTGQASGPYAPNGGGPHAGRAGGPYAGRAERLGYGGEPGEQRTGEAGPYAPSASYRPPNPATNPYLRVPEELREPEDARPPGAGPVPGGARAPEDRPLDAGRPDAGPRPPDARAPHDRPPAARRPGEGAGSAKGTPASEETRRPGDPPPPGDDVYGAPTVARPVGPPPRSYRKSPRSRPGDRPSAAPDDGPPPPPPPPPPPPPPGRPKGRR, from the coding sequence ATGAGTGCGTCCATGAACGTCGAGACCGCGAAGCACGGCACGAGGCTGCCGTGGGGGGACATCGCGCTGTCCGCGATCGCCTCTGTGAGCTGGGCGTTGATCGGGATGGCGGGCACGGCGGCGCTCGGCCTGCATCTGCTGGAGGCGGACACGGCGGGCTCGTTGGGGCCGATGACCGCGGCGGTGGTGGCTCTTGGGGCGGGTGGTTCGGTCACACCGTCCGGTGATGTGTCCGCGTTCGGGCTGACGGGCGCGGAGGCGGCGACCGCCATCGAGATCACGCCACTGGGCGTCAGCCTCGTCGGAGCGCTGCTGTTGTCATGGTTCTTCTTACGGTCCCTGCGGGCGGCCGGAGTTGTGATCGCCCCGTCCGAACTCCTCGCGCGCGCGGGGGCGGTGGTCGCACTGTTCGTGGCGATGCTGGGCGGGCTGGCCTGGGCGGGGCGCGACGTCATCACGATCGACGGGAGTTCACTGGGGCTCGACGATCTGCCCGGCGGTGGTGGGGGCGGCGGTATCGAGATTCCCGGGGTGGGCGACATCGGGGATATCGGCGACATCGAGGGGCTGCTGCCCGACCAGATCGGCGGCCTCATCGACGCGAAGGCGGCGGTCGGCTTCACCGTCGACACCGCGCCCACGCTGCTGGGCGGGCTGGGCTGGTCGGCCGGGATCCTGCTGATCGCCCTGCTGGCATCGCGCCGCACGCCGCTGCCGCGTGGCTGGGAGGCCGTGCACCGCGTGGTACGGCCCGCCGCGTCCGCCCTCGTCACGGTGCTGCTGGTGGCGGTGGCCGCGGGGTTCGCCGCGGCGGCGTACGCGGCGATCGGCGACGACCATCCGAAGCGGATCGCCGGCGCGGCGCTGCTGGGCGCGCCGAACGGGGTGTGGCTGGGGATTCCGATCGGCCTGTTCGTGCCGTGGGACGGCAAGGCGACCGGCGAACTGGTCCGACTGCTCCCCGACCCACTGGACGACCTGCTGAGCCCCGGCACCGACCAGAACGTCACGCTGGGGCGGCTGGCCGACCTGGACGGGCGGGTGTGGCTGCTGGGGGTCGCGGCGGCACTGATGATGCTGCTGGCGGGGGTGCTGGTGGCTGTGCGGACGCCGGTTGGGGTTGGTGGGGACGGTGTGGTGGGGGCTGCGGGGCCTGCCGGGCCTGACGGGCCTGACGGGCCTGACGGGCCTGCCGGGCCTGACGGGCCTGCCGGGCCTGCCGGGCCTGCCGGGCCTGCCGGGCCTGCCGGGCCTGCCGGGCCTGCCGGGCCTGCCGGGCCTGCCGGGCCTGCCGGGCCTGCCGGGCCTGACGGGCCTGACGGGCCTGACGGGCCTGACGGGCCTGACGGGCCTGCCGGGCCTGACGGGCCTGCCGGGCCTGCCGGGCCTGCCGGGCCTGCCGGGCCTGCCGGGGCTGCCGGGGCTGCCGGGGCTGCCGGGGCTGCCGGGGCAAGGTATGCGTTGGGCACGCGTGGCGGGGATGTCGGGGTTTCTGGGGCCGGTAGGTCCGAGGGCTTGGCCGGTGCCGGTTCCGGTTCCGGTGCTGCTGTAGGCGCGGGTGCCGGTTCCGGGTTCGTACGGGATCCGGGTGCCCTCGGTTTCGCGGGGCGGTGCGCCCTGCGGCTCGGGGTCGCGACCGCGTTGACGCTGCCGCTGCTCGCCTGGCTGACGGAGGTGTCCGTGGACGCCTCGCTGTCGGTGCTCGGCTTCGACGCGCTCGGCGCGGGGATCGACTTGCGGGGGAACCTCGGCATGGCGCTGCTGCTCGGCGCCGTGTGGGGCGCGGGCGCCGGCGCCGCCGGAGCGTTGCTCGCCCGTGCGACCAGGTCGGCGGGGCAGCGGGCGGCACCGCTGGCACTGGGTGTGGTGGCGCAGGCGCGGCCGAGCGGCGGGCCGGTGGTCGGGGGCACGGGGGCGTCGCGGGCCGTGGACGAGGCGGGTGGGCCGTACGCCGGAGGGACCGAGGGCCCATACACCGGTCAGGCCAGTGGGCCGTACGCCCCGAACGGCGGCGGACCACATGCCGGCCGGGCAGGAGGGCCGTACGCCGGCCGGGCCGAAAGGCTCGGGTACGGCGGTGAGCCCGGGGAGCAGCGCACCGGTGAGGCCGGTCCCTACGCCCCCAGTGCCTCGTACCGTCCGCCGAACCCGGCCACCAATCCGTATCTGCGGGTGCCGGAGGAGCTGAGGGAGCCGGAGGATGCGCGGCCGCCCGGTGCGGGGCCGGTGCCGGGAGGTGCGCGAGCTCCTGAAGACCGGCCGCTGGATGCGGGACGGCCCGACGCAGGACCAAGGCCCCCAGATGCGCGAGCGCCTCATGACCGGCCGCCCGCTGCGAGGCGGCCCGGTGAGGGAGCGGGGTCGGCGAAAGGGACGCCGGCGTCCGAGGAGACGCGGCGGCCCGGGGACC